GTTAAGTCCATCGATCACATAGATATAAGTGGATATTCAGTATGAATTAGCATCGATCACAATTATTATTAGCTTGCGCGACTGATTAGCTATAAAGACACTACAAATAACGAAGTGCGAATAGTGGAGTGGAGATTCTAACATATGATCTATTTTAATCAGTATGTCAAGACCTTATTGATATGAACTAGCATCACAATGACAACCCTTGACCTtttcttataaaaaaaagtcaatGCTTGATATTTTCTTAAAAACAAAAGTCAAGGCTTGATCTTTTCTTCGATTAGTATTGGCTTGCGATTGACATAAAAATCAAGGAATCACCAGAGCAATAAAGCTCCTCTTTCGATCAATATCTAAAACATTGACATATCCTATATTACCCAAAAACTTTCATACTTTTATGGATCGAGAACAAGAAGAGCTTCAATTCTTAGGCTTCTGTGACATTTGTAAAGAATCAATCAATATCATTTTTCGACAATCCAAATTTTTTACCAAGGTCACCCTCGCCTTGATTATCCCTCTCTCTTGCATTTTCCTAGCTAATGATGGTTTTTCTACCTTCCTTCCTAGCAAGACCCTTATCAACACGGCCGCGTCAAAGGAAATCCAAGTAGTCATGATGGCTTATAACAAGTTGTCTATTGTGATCTCATCGGAATGGACTACATTTTGGCTCCTCAAACTCGCTTATTTGATATTCCATCTATCATTTTCTCTCTTGTCTACCTCTGCAGTCGTCTACACAGTTGCTTGTATCTATACTGGTAAGGAAATCACTTTTAAAAAGATCATGAGCGTGGTTCCATATGTTTGGAAGAGGCTATTTGTTACTTTCCTATGTAATATTGGCGTAATCTTTGTATATAACCTTGTCTGGTTGATAGAATCAAGCGTAGTTGTTCTCGTATGGTACACATTAATTTTTCCAGACGGCTCACCATATGGTGTCATAGTCCGGAAAATAATTGTATGCATAATCCTAATAACATACCTTCTCGGGTTTGCTTATATCAGTGTAATATGGCAATTAGCAAGCGTTATTTCCGTGTTAGAAGATACTTATGGGATTCAAGCAATGCTGAAGAGCAAAGACTTGATCAAGGGTAAAATCGGAATTGCAATTTCAATGTTCTTGATTTTCAACTTTTGCTTGTTGGGAATAGAGATTTTGTTTGAGATATCAAAGGTGATTAATTGGGCAGTTGGAATTGGAGGGGAAATTAGTTATGGAATGATGTGTTTAGTGTTGTTGACTTGGCTCTTTCTGTTTGGCCTTGTTGTTCAAACTGTTATTTACTTCGTGTGCAAGTCTTACCACCACGAGAGAATTGACAAGTCCTCGTTGGCTGATCATCTTGGAGAATATGTTCCTTTAAATTCTAAGTACGTACAATTGGATTTGGAGCTATTCAATGTGTAAACAAAGCCTTGAAATTAAGGTTGGGGACTTGGGGTGTTTTTGGTAAATTTATATATTTCGTGAAATTTTACTTTGTGTATGTTGATTGTTGAAATGTTGTGAATGTATATATGGGAAAATTGCAATGGTCTAAATCACTGACTTTGAGTTTAGCCTTGCTAATTATAAAATCGTTTGTATGTATGTATATACTCACCTAGTTCATTTAATAGATAAGAAGAATTGTTTTATCAGATCAGAATTTAGCGCGAGTCAATTAGTATGACTCTACAAAGGTCATTTGGTGCAATGTTTAGCTTGATTTACAAAATTACTACTCTCTTCCTCCCTGCAGGGGTCATTTGTCCTCAAGCTATTTTTACTTCAATTAAGTTTTGGTTGAGTAAATTGAGAATAGACAGTAATAGTGGAATCAAATGTATTTTACGGAGTATGTGATAGTAAAGCTGTGATTCTCTTATCATTTTTAGTATGAGACAATTTTTGAGGATGGAACCAAAATAACATATTgaaaaaaacttaaaaaaagGTGGGGGGGAGGGGGGGACGGAGGGATATCAACAACCTTTGCAGTTTGAAAATGGCAGTAATACATAAGTACAGGAGAATGTTGGTTGCGGAGTATAATTTAGATAGatgtttgattttaattattttatgtgtgtgtgtgtgaataAGCCAGAAggacaatataaattacaaatggaggCGGGGATTCAAATCTAGAATATATCGTACGATAAGTTTTAATAGATTACCCACTTGCTTTATCAATTCAAAAGATTGTCTTTGGAAACGGTATTGGGCTTAGCTCAGCTCACGTAGTCACGTGACTCACGTTACTTTTCATGCGCTGTTGACCCGTTTTGCAAGACGTTGCCCATCGAGAGAAAGACTTTTGTATCTGCTTCACATGGGCCATAGCGACCCAATCACCCAACCTTTGCGAAgtggataatctcaaaattaTAGTCCAAAACTCCTGATATCCATGTCAAAATAAAGCCACTCCCTGATCtgacataaaaataaaaaacttcaGTTTTAGCGGGAAAGTAACTTAAAAAGTGCATtatgttgtgacttgtgagatAGTAGTATAGTACTATTAGACCACTAGTCATTTTCTGGCTATAGCCTCCTGAGTAGACCTGTTAAACAGGTCAATCggatcgggttgtaaaaaattatttacgGGTTTGGGTTTAGTTGGGTCGATCActtttggtttggatttacaaatgcttgttcaagactcaaaactttcgggttcgggtcgacccaatggtttgagagattttaaaacacgcgttatatttttattaatttaggtaataaatatacaaaataccgcacaagttaacaaattttcctacacaagtttatatttagtcaaattcaatcataaaatggcgtataattcaaatttaaatcatattacacacaacaatagtaaaaataaCGTTTTTACTATGCTTAAGTTCCTCATAATctaatttattactat
This Spinacia oleracea cultivar Varoflay chromosome 6, BTI_SOV_V1, whole genome shotgun sequence DNA region includes the following protein-coding sequences:
- the LOC110797757 gene encoding uncharacterized protein, giving the protein MAYNKLSIVISSEWTTFWLLKLAYLIFHLSFSLLSTSAVVYTVACIYTGKEITFKKIMSVVPYVWKRLFVTFLCNIGVIFVYNLVWLIESSVVVLVWYTLIFPDGSPYGVIVRKIIVCIILITYLLGFAYISVIWQLASVISVLEDTYGIQAMLKSKDLIKGKIGIAISMFLIFNFCLLGIEILFEISKVINWAVGIGGEISYGMMCLVLLTWLFLFGLVVQTVIYFVCKSYHHERIDKSSLADHLGEYVPLNSKYVQLDLELFNV